A stretch of the Vigna radiata var. radiata cultivar VC1973A chromosome 7, Vradiata_ver6, whole genome shotgun sequence genome encodes the following:
- the LOC106766182 gene encoding glucose-1-phosphate adenylyltransferase large subunit 2, chloroplastic-like, which translates to MSSFAVRVDSNLNDSGEITEDVPSDNDLCAIEVKATAENVDEAVRELPDANLLRYSIWMWNMCCCLFCWFFWMLNTNVGFDFSLRHWSNQTFQSPKAKNPENLVAIILGGGAGTRLFPLTRIRAKPAVSIGGSYILIDIPMSNCINSGIRKVFVLTQFNSCSLNAHLSRTYNFGNGVNFGGGFVEVLAATQIPGESGSKWFQGTADAMRRFTWVFQDAKNKSIEHIMIICGDHLCRMNYMQLVETHSENNGDITVSCISMDESGASDHGLMKIDRRGTITEFVGKPNEVDVNAMRVDTILLGLSAEEADKYPFLSPISVFVFRTEVLLKLLRWSCPSCNDLESEIIPSSLRDHIVQAYRFRNYWKDIDQIPTCLLLL; encoded by the exons ATGTCTAGTTTCGCCGTGAGAGTTGATTCTAACCTCAACGACAGTGGTGAAATCACCGAAGATGTTCCTTCCGATAAT GATCTTTGTGCCATAGAG GTGAAAGCCACTGCAGAAAATGTGGATGAAGCTGTCCGAGAACTTCCCGATGCCAACTTGTTAAGGTATTCCATTTGG ATGTGGAATATGTGTTGTTGCTTGTTTTGTTGGTTCTTTTGGATGCTAAATACTAACGTTGGGTTTGATTTTTCCCTTAGGCATTGGAGCAATCAAACTTTTCAGAGTCCAAAGGCAAAAAACCCTGAAAATCTAGTTGCCATCATATTGGGTGGAGGTGCTGGAACTCGACTCTTTCCTCTTACCCGCATAAGAGCCAAGCCCGC aGTTTCCATTGGAGGGAGTTACATACTGATAGATATTCCTATGAGCAATTGCATCAACAGTGGCATCAGGAAAGTGTTCGTTTTAACTCAGTTCAATTCTTGCTCCCTCAATGCCCACTTGTCTCGCACCTATAATTTTGGAAATGGAGTGAACTTTGGAGGTGGTTTTGTGGAG GTCTTGGCTGCTACTCAAATTCCTGGAGAATCTGGGAGCAAATGGTTCCAAGGAACAGCTGATGCAATGAGACGATTTACCTGGGTTTTT CAGGATGCCAAGAACAAGAGTATTGAACACATAATGATAATTTGTGGTGACCATCTTTGTCGGATGAACTATATGCAGCTTGTGGAg ACACACAGTGAGAACAATGGTGATATCACAGTTTCATGTATATCTATGGATGAAAG CGGTGCATCTGATCATGGGCTGATGAAAATTGATAGAAGGGGAACGATTACAGAGTTTGTAGGTAAACCAAATGAAGTAGACGTGAACGCAATG CGTGTTGATACCATTCTCCTAGGCTTAAGTGCAGAAGAAGCAGATAAATATCCTTTTCTTTCCCCAATTAGTGTTTTTGTATTCAGAACTGAGGTCTTGTTGAAACTGCTAAGGTGGAGTTGTCCTTCCTGCAATGACTTAGAATCTGAAATCATCCCATCTTCTTTGAGGGACCACATAGTCCAA GCATATAGGTTCAGGAATTACTGGAAAGATATTGATCAAATACCTACGTGCCTTTTATTGCTTTAA